TGGGTTACTTTtggttttagtttttagttcGTTTAGTCAGTGTTAGGATGGGCTAGGTTGGCTTAGGATAGATCCACAGTTCCTTTAGGTAGAGTTAGGTTATATcatgttaggtcaagttagattaggttagtttgtcATGTTAAatttgttagattaggttaggctaggtcagGTTGGATTGAAGATAGGCTATGGTGTGTCTGATTACcaagttaggtcagattaggtatCGTCAGGTTGGATTTAGTCAAGCTATGTTAAATTAGATCAagttaaaataaaattaggttGTATTAGGTCCGAATTGGATTTTAATTAGGTAATGCTAGATTAGATCAGGTTAAATATAAGTTAATTTTCACCAAAGTAGAAAATGTAGGAATAAATTCAATTAGGTCTAGTAGAGTTAGGGCTAAGCTAAGTTTAATACTCGAACAGGAAAGCGTAATTACAGAGTCCATATCACTTTACTAATACCAAACACTCACCCGACCGTTCACTCCCTCATTCAATCGCATATTaacacattcacacactcactcaataatccattctctcactccttccgtCATTCCTGCtcgctcactcacacactcaattctaatccttcactcactcactcgtacACTAATCACTCTTTCAGGTGCAGAGTGAGGAAGGTGTGCCCAGGTGTACGTCAGGTGAGCCAGATGACAGCCTCCTCATCTTTCTGCCCAGGTGAGACACACGTGCCCTCATTAATTTACCTGTGAAATTTACTACAGTGCTAATCTTGCTTTGAATTTTGATATGttgaaattttatatattttttctcaagAGTTCATTGTTCGTAGCTTTCCCGTAGTATTAATAATGGTCTAGAAAAGTGCGTATGtgtatagaataaataaaaacagatggaATATAATGTGATTGAACTGAAGATTAATAAGTATTtgttatatatgtgtatgtgtgtgtgtgtgtgtgtgtgtgtgtgtacagagccGAGGGCGTGGTGCAGGGGGCGGCAGGGTCAGTGGCGGCAGGCTTGGTGGAGTCAGGGGCggccatcctcctcccccaccaccacgacaGCCACCACCGCCCCCTCCACGGTGAGTCTCGGGGCGGGGCTCGGAGCTTCGGAACGCCAGGCACGTTTCGCACTTCTTTCCTCTTGACAGTCATGAACCCAGGGGGCGGAGGTCGCAGGGTCATAGCAAGGCGTAAAAGTATCAGTATAAATTaacgaataaataaaacgcCAGGGGACTTTGGATATCACAAAATGAATAGTTAGACCAATGAAAAGTCAAGAAATAGATAGTAAATGTAGAAATATCCTCAAAGAATAAAGATATGACAATAAAgactgaaaagaaggaagtacgtttaagagaacaaagaaaattatgtaaatacacctttttttaaGTTCGCGATAATTATCACCTTGAAATTGACGTTGATATTCAGAgaacggaaaagaaagaaaaaaaaaaacagatttttttttaatttaactgATGTCTTTTAAAAATATAACCCTTTAAACTCGTGTAAGAAAAGTGTAATATCTGATTTATATCTAACTTGTCTAATATAATTTAATAACCACAGTAATCAACTAGCGAATAACCACCCACACTTAATatctcctgaaaaaaaaataataaacgagTATTTGTTCTAAGTAATTAAATACAATACAACAATTAAAGTGATAATTCAGTTTAAAATTCAATGTAAGTGACCTAAATGAATATaatttgaaagaaaaatcattaataTAGATTTCTGAGGTAAAATAATCGAACATAATAGccaaaacaataatataaaacaGGCACTAACGTAACACTGTCTTTTGGAAACAATCTGATGCCTTCTGAAATAAACAAGTAGACAAATAGATACACAAAAACTAATAGAGATTTTTCTAAGTAACGTAATCTAATAAAACAGTCAAAGTAATAATCTAGCCAATAAACTAACTTACTCACCATCTGCAAATTACTATACCTGGCCAACTCCTGCAGCACTGGCGGGATGGACGAGGCAGGTGCGTGAGGCGGTGAAGAGAGCAGGCGTCACCTCCCTGGTAGCCCTAGCGCAGCGGCTTCAGGAGAGTGACACCCTGAGAAGAAGCTGCCGGGCGAAGGTGGACAAAGCTGGGAGGGTGTTCCACGTACTCAACAACACTGACGAAGTAGACGAAGGAGGCTTAAGCTTAGTAAGGAGCGGGGAGAGGTACAGAGTGGAGACAGAAGGGCGAGCACCTCCTGTTCTGCTCGCCACGCCATCTAGTGAACACGCCAGGACTCTGTTGCTGTCTCTTTCCGACTATTTGACAGGGGAGCTTCATCCGGAGCACGGCTGTCAGGCCTGCGTGGAAGCAAGTGAGTGGCTTCAGACGTTTTCTGGGAAGGCTGGAAGGAAGTTTGGGTTAGTGGGGAGGCTGGGAATGAGGCTGAGTACGTAAGCTGGAAGGCAGGAGTAATTCAGCCGGAGTGGTGGTGAATAAGGTGTAGATGGAATGAATGGGTTTGGTGAGTTACttgttggttgtgtgtgtgtgtgtgtgtgtgtgataatactctctctctctctctctctctctctctctctctctctctctctctctctctctctctctctctctctctccaccgctaccaccgtcaccaccagtCTCATCACACAAGAAAAAACGACTCCATGTTAACAAACCCATTTTCTACATCTCTGTTTAAAGGGTCgcatctttattttcataccACCAGTAAAATAACGTGCATTCTTTTTTCCTACAGGTGACACGGAGTtcttaggagaggaggaggaggagacacaagagggaaagaaggaagaggagataataatGGTGGGGGTGTTTATAGAAAGACCACAACCCTTTCTGTCTGTCACCCTCAGCTCTGTATTCAACTCTCAACTCCCGCCCCAGTCCACTCACTACTACATCTACAACCAGGTGAGTGGAGCAGCGCTGAGCATTATGGCAGGGAAAGGCGGTAAGGAAACTCAGATTATATTCATTACGTttagaaggatagaaaaaaagaaggaaactaaTACACTCAGTACACTAAATAGATTAATGAAAAGGATGAAACTCTAAGTAAATAAACTAATGCACAAACAAACCCCCAGTCACTGCCCGTCACTCCTCCAGGTACAGGAGTACGAGGCCCAGGTGGCGCAGCTCGCTAGTGACCTTCGCGAGGCTGGAGTGCGCCACGTGACCCTAGGAGACCTTGTGCCGGATGACCCCACCATGACGCAGCGTAAGAATGACCTCCTGTGAGTACTTGGTGACgtttcggaggaggaggaagaggagtaggaggaggaggaggaggaggaggaggaggaggaggaggaggaggaggagaattcaagggaagaacaaagcaacagcaacagcggcaGTAGCAGGAgaaccataaaagaaaaaatatacaggaAGGAAGCACGTTAATTGAGGGGCTGATGGGAGGTGCTTATCTATCCTGTGCTTCATTGTTTCAGCCGTATtactagaggaagaggaggaggaggaagaggaagaggaagaggaagtaatgaCGGCAGGGATTATGGAAAGAGACGAGGAAgattaaaattaataaagagaCTATGTGGAATATTTGATGATAgatagtaaataaaagaaatagaagtaaaATGAGAATACGTAAATGcgtaaagtaaataagaaaaatttaaagagaaggaaaataaggaagaggaggaaaaaaacaactaatATTGATGActtgataaaagataaaaaaaaaaaaaaaagttgaaaagtaACATGTAAAAGCaaatgaagggaatgaagacgaaggagaagaggaggaagaagaggaagagaagaattatgaggctgttattattacttattatattttttttcataatagcCGGTAGGGACAGCGATAATTGGTTTGAATTAATTATATAGTAATGATTTGCATATAAATTTGATTTATATGTAAGATTATTAGTCTGTAGGtgatagaagtggtggtggatagcagtagtagtggtagtagtggtagttattgttgttgtttgttgttgttatagcaggaacagcagcagcaccagcaacaccaccaatagtagtagtagtagtagtagcagtagtagtgacagtagcagtagcaatagtaacaacagcagtagaTATTACAAAACTACTtctaatgacaataacaaaaacaacaatcacccccaccaccaccaccaccaccagggaggCTTGCAGGACTGTCCAAGGCTGCTCCTGGGTGCTCCACTGGTCTGCCACCGCCTTCCTCAACCCAGGTATTGCCCCGCGCCTCATACGCCTGGCAACGCACCTGCACCCATccctataccaccaccaccaccaccaccaccgccgccctgTCCTCGCTCCagccctcaggtgtgtgtgtgtgtgtgtgtgtgtgtgtgtgtgttagttttatctgttttgttttatcgtttcggtgtttttttttcctttcgtctgtgttttttttttatttctctctctctctctctctctctctctctctctctctctctctctctctctctctctctctctctctctctctctctctctctctctctctctctctctctctctctcattgacatCTGCACGTTATTGGAATCTTGCGATCTACTAATTTTGCTTCcatccgacacacacacacacacacacacacacacacacacacacacacacacacacacacacacacacacacacacacacacatacatacacatacacagggTCCAGCAGGGAGATGAGGCGAGTTTCTGGCGAGgcatcaacaacaagaacacatCGATGCCTGAACCTTCCTGGGACCATACCAGTGTTATAAGCGGAAACAGCAGCAtgaggtgtgtatgtatgtatgtatgtatgaatgggtggatgtatgtatgtgtgtatttttccctcttgaagtataaatataaaaaagaaaaaaaagctagttgtatctatgtatgtatgtatgtatgcctgtATGTATTTTCCGTCTTCAAActaaaaactaaagaaaaggttaaattgagattgtatttatgtatgtatggatggatggatggatgaattgtACGtctatcttaaaaaaaaaataaataataataataaaataacgaaaaatcTAAGttatgaaaatagaagaaaagtcgattatatacaaaatatatataaaaaaaaaattacatcaaCTTAATTCAAACAtccataaataaagagaaaggaaaataaaacaaaaaatagctaagaaaagaatactAACTTAtttaaacattcataataagaaaaaaaactaaatcaaGCAAATAAgaactaagaagaaaaaaaaaaacatatcaaatCCTTCTAcctaatattctcaatcataaCGCAGGAACCACTGGCGCGCATCCTGCCTCAGAGAACTGTACATCATACCCAGGGACGTAATTATCGAACTCACCACGCCGTACACTCATCCCCTTTATTCTAACGCCACCCTCGCCTTCTGCGCCGCCCTGAGAGATGCTGGAGTGCCCATGGTCGTCACTACAGCGGTACAGAATTTGGGGGTGCTCGTAAACACGACTGGGTACAACTTGGGTGCGCCAGATGTAACGACTTACCTGAAGAATGCGGACTTCTGGAGAGTATCGTACTTAACTCCTCAGTGGCGGGACATTGCGGCTGGGAATCTGTCAGCTGTGttacgggtgagagagagagagagagagagagagagagagagtgtgtgtgtgtgtgtgtgtgtgtgtgtgtgtgtgtgtttcaggactTAATTCTACGCCGCACCaagtttcaaaagactctagttgaatttacacgggttttttattatgtttttatggttgtagtgacagattaacaagatttcgacatcattaacaggagaagcactcatgagaaccaggctaattatctctgtggcctttgaaaatgattGTTGTGAAGtaacacaggtttttaaggatgtttttttatagttgcagtgacagattaacaagatttctacctcattaacaggagaagcactcatgagaaccaggctaattatctctgtggcctttgaaaatagtcgtgtgAAGTGATACTGgtctttaagcgttttttatggttgtagtgacagaataacaagatttctacatggagaaacactcttgagaactcggctaatcatctctgtggcctttgaaaatactcgtggagAGCAAAGCGGCCTTATTAAGCTTTTGAACTGAGGATGCTAATTATGTCAACCTTTGCCAGTGAAATGCTACAAACTTAGGTACAGTAATTGACGCAGCTCGCTTTGATGTACATGTAgctgtttagagagagagagagagagagagagagagagagagagagagagagagagagagagagagagagagagagttattactgttgttatgaAGTTTTAAAGTAGCTATGATTGAAGTTGGAAAAgtgatgacatttttttttttaaccgttttATTAGTTTGTTGATTAATCATGACTCTTCACTCAACGCTTGACTAATTAAAGTTTGTTCATTATTCACTGTTGTAACGTgcagtgcagtgtgtgtgtgtgtgcgtgcgtgtgtgtgtgtgtgtgtgtgtgtgtagtagtagtcaaTAAGTGTTTAGAATCATttggttactctctctctctctctctctctctctctctctctctctctctctctgcagccgtGTCATGAGGTCTATCAGTTCCCAGCCTTCAACGACCAATTCTGCACAGACCTCCTTCGCCTCGCCTACGCCCGAAACAAGTGGTCACCTGCACTCAAACAGGTAaccactcactccaccacaTTCCATGGACTTCCCTCcacctgcatttttatttattttttttttttattgcgtgttgaatttttgtttatttgttgttgttgttgttgttcttattcttcgtcttcatcttcttcatcttttaattctactcgttcttcttgttcttgttcttgttttctgcttattcttgttgttctttttttctttttcgttttcttcttccttatcctctcttcctcttgtatactcatcacaaacacactcatatGGGCCAACACATCTGCTGCTGCCTGTACACAAATTGCCTATCCTTCGTGTCGCTCAGTATTCCACCATCGTCACCCTCGCCGGCAGGACCCAAGGAAGAGGGCACCTGGTAGAGAGTCCGTCCCTACAGTGGACCAGTGGGCGTCTGACCTCGGCCTGGGGGAGATGATGGACGCTCTGTACGAGGACGTGTTGAAGAAGCAGCTCATGATCTCCTTCCCACACTCGAATCCGGTAAGACTTCGAGGCCAACGAGGTAGCCAAAGGAACTGTGATACTTTTAAATACTCTTTGTCCTCCTTCAGGCATTTTTGCATGGGAAGACTTCGAAGCCAGCGAGGTAAACAAAAGAACTGTGATACCTTTAAATACTCTGTCCTCCTTCAGGCATTTTTGCATGGGAAGACTTCGAGGACAGCGAGGTAAACAAAAGAAGATTAACATGTagcttttgttctttctctctctctcaagcattcTCACTTTGGAAGACTCTGAGGTCCACGCAGCAGCCAAAGGGGGTGTGGTATTCTAAGCAGGTTTTGGTTTTCTTCAGGCATTTTAACCTAGGAAGACTTTTGAGGTCCTACCGATAGCCAAGGGAGATATACTTTTAAGCAGTTTATGATCTCCTTCAGGGATTTTCACCGGGTAAGTCTTTCATAGCCTTGTGGTACCTAATGGGGTTAGGTTAAGATATAGCTTTTGGTCTCTTCCAAATATTCTCACCAAGGAAAGATTTTAACGTGGATGAAATTGATGCGCTGTTTCTGCCTCCCTTTGTCTTCTTACTGTTTGTTTGGCTGGCAGTGCTGAGTCCAATTTCCGCTTGTTTTTGGCTTTGTGTCCGCACGGCAGCCAAGGGAGGGCACGAGCAAGGCAAGTGAAGCTCTCTACTGGGAGCGTGCTGGGCAAGGCAAGgcggagagcgagggagaggcagtGTTGTCATTACGGGAGGGAAAATTAGATTGCTACACTtcataattactctctctctctctctctctctctctctctctctctctctctctctctctctctctctctctctctctctcctacatctTCAGCCCTGACTATACAGCGCACCTTATCACAACTTCGAAAAAACTAACTAAAAGACTAACCTTCTACTActcgtccttcctttgtgttcccttgtgttccttaCCCACCTGTCCATCTCCTTCAGGACGTGGTGGTGGCCTCGCAGATAGCAAGGTTCCGCCCTGGGGAGATGCCCGGCCTGCCCTCACACCACGACGCTTCCTCGGTCACCTTTCACGTCCACCTGTCGCCCTCCGATCTATACCAGGTGAGTTTAGCACGTGTGTAGCTAGGTGTCtttttaataaaaagaagaaaaatgttaagcaaataaacaagaaataagagtaaacaaagaaatgaaaaccaAGAATACAAATTTTAAAAATCATGACAAAATACAAGGGAGAACAAAAGAAGTATAAGAAACAGctagtatagaaaaaaaatagatacgtTTTAATTATCATCTGAGGAGACGAGATGTTTAAAGTGcgtagaataaataaaacatcaaaatacgtATAATACATTTAATCTGGACCCACTAATTGCtaattaaaggaaattaaaaatatatatatataattttttttttattaagagttGCCGTTGTGTACATTAACAAAAACTGttaattcttaaaaaaaataaataaataaatcactatCAGGCAATTTGAAAGCGTCTGGTTGGTTCATTAGCGAGCTTGAGTCTGTGAGGGAACAGAAGAATGGGATTTTATGATTATTGTTGCGTGTCTGTAATGGACGAGTGTGTTGCAAGGCAGGTAATTAGAACGTGTTGTGCTGTAGACCATCCTTGttaattactttctctctctctctctctctctctctctctctctctctctctctctctctctctctctctttgtgtgtgtgtgtgtgtgtgtgtgtgtgtgggagtcaTGGACGTACGAGTTGAAGTAGGTTAAGCCAGAGTGAATAAAAGTGAGGGTAAGCGTGAATGAGTTGAGTGGAAAGTAAGCGTGATTGAACTGAGGGATCAATAGAGTGAGAGCGGCTGTGGATAGGAAGGAACAAGTGACAATAAGCATAAATGAGAGTCAGCGTGAAGGGGAAAATAAGTGTGAGTTAATTATGAAAACAAGTGACAGATTAAGTGTGAGTGTGAATGAAAGTGAGAAGGGTTGTCGGCCTCGGCCCTGCACCGGGCTATGCGCTCCTGCTGCTTGGAGAGTTGCACGTTGCTGTAATCGAACTTCTCGCCAAAAACAACCATTTTGAGTCTGAATTGTTTTACTAAATATCGATCTGAGCAGGTGCGGGACACGTCACTCTATTTattaaggagaggaatggacgCGGCGAGTGAGCTGAGCAACCCGCAAATTGTGTAAGAATGTGTtacttcctgctgctcctccgcACCAAAGTAGGAAAACTTTTAGTACACGTGCAGGAGCAGCCTGCCCGTAGTGCCCAAACCCGCCATACGGTGCACGCCCAGGCCACACTCGCCAAGGCTTCCGTAGCTAAACTACCCTCGGACGAAATTCCCATGCCTGAGTCATTTTTTAATCGCCCGTCTCCCTCGAGCCAATTCGTCCTTGGCGAATATTACACGGGCGAATACTACGACGGGGATTCCCTTGTACTCCAGTTCGttacagtagaagtagtagcagtagaagtagcagtagcagtagaagtagcagtagaattagtaatagtagcagtagaagtagaagtagcagtagaattagtagtagtagtagcacagtagtagtagtagtagtagtagtagtagtagtagtaattttagcATCAGTATTTTTTCAGTTGTTAATGGTTTTGGGTTTGCAGTTTATCTCCCTACACTCACAAGATGCAATAACCTGACGTGTTGCAGGGCGGCGAGCTGGAGTTCCCGCGGCAGAGGTGCAGGGTGAAGGCAGGCGCGGGGGACGTGGTGGTGTTCCCAGGGCGCCTCACTCACCCCAAGGCGCTGCGTGACGTGACTGAAGGGGAACTGCACAAGCTGATCATCCACCTTGACATGTATCACATCAAGCTTAGACACTTCTGAGAGCTGAGGTACAGAGATTTCTTTGTTCACTCAAGTTCAAGCGTTTCTGAGGTCGATTTttctagacttttttttttttttcatgcttgaGCTTTTGAGAAATATATGTATCCTCGCGCCTAGAATGATGGATTAAAAAAGTACATGCATATTTCGCGTTTTTCTCTGGTTTTAAGGGTGAAATAATGTTAGTAAAAGTATTACGTCGGGAATTTAAACTTAGAAAATAGCTATGCGGTCTTGACTAAATGCTATATAGGTGTTGAatgtatattaagaaaaaagagcTGCATCATCTGTGAATTGCATCTGCGTgtaatataataacaaaatgCATCAATTTTTAATACTTTTACCTTAATTAATTTTGTACTTG
Above is a window of Scylla paramamosain isolate STU-SP2022 chromosome 31, ASM3559412v1, whole genome shotgun sequence DNA encoding:
- the LOC135088792 gene encoding multifunctional procollagen lysine hydroxylase and glycosyltransferase LH3-like isoform X1, which encodes MARGLTLMMMVMVVRMVTATGPTEPSTTLAAKDVGKDTKESPVVLTWEGVGETTEEGDEGSFGEAEEHGSEMKGMNNDGGSERGSEQDGVKTEGDGEMGRTRQTESEVNEITDGKDNEGGDEGRTEKGKEEANEKNSEKPHDKNIKHGANSEDDEEEMGDYKRKPEGDAEELRQKSYKSNDDRKHKVTKDTKRTETNDAEEGTEADEKDNEKNTAKQKEEGEIRNKKTQQEDEERQKKMKLSTDEGGEGGTGGAIRAYLVVGTQEGWREGRVEEVQLRDTAVLFNYDYQVQSEEGVPRCTSGEPDDSLLIFLPRAEGVVQGAAGSVAAGLVESGAAILLPHHHDSHHRPLHALAGWTRQVREAVKRAGVTSLVALAQRLQESDTLRRSCRAKVDKAGRVFHVLNNTDEVDEGGLSLVRSGERYRVETEGRAPPVLLATPSSEHARTLLLSLSDYLTGELHPEHGCQACVEASDTEFLGEEEEETQEGKKEEEIIMVGVFIERPQPFLSVTLSSVFNSQLPPQSTHYYIYNQVQEYEAQVAQLASDLREAGVRHVTLGDLVPDDPTMTQRKNDLLEACRTVQGCSWVLHWSATAFLNPGIAPRLIRLATHLHPSLYHHHHHHHRRPVLAPALRVQQGDEASFWRGINNKNTSMPEPSWDHTSVISGNSSMRNHWRASCLRELYIIPRDVIIELTTPYTHPLYSNATLAFCAALRDAGVPMVVTTAVQNLGVLVNTTGYNLGAPDVTTYLKNADFWRVSYLTPQWRDIAAGNLSAVLRPCHEVYQFPAFNDQFCTDLLRLAYARNKWSPALKQDPRKRAPGRESVPTVDQWASDLGLGEMMDALYEDVLKKQLMISFPHSNPDVVVASQIARFRPGEMPGLPSHHDASSVTFHVHLSPSDLYQGGELEFPRQRCRVKAGAGDVVVFPGRLTHPKALRDVTEGELHKLIIHLDMYHIKLRHF
- the LOC135088792 gene encoding multifunctional procollagen lysine hydroxylase and glycosyltransferase LH3-like isoform X2; the protein is MKGMNNDGGSERGSEQDGVKTEGDGEMGRTRQTESEVNEITDGKDNEGGDEGRTEKGKEEANEKNSEKPHDKNIKHGANSEDDEEEMGDYKRKPEGDAEELRQKSYKSNDDRKHKVTKDTKRTETNDAEEGTEADEKDNEKNTAKQKEEGEIRNKKTQQEDEERQKKMKLSTDEGGEGGTGGAIRAYLVVGTQEGWREGRVEEVQLRDTAVLFNYDYQVQSEEGVPRCTSGEPDDSLLIFLPRAEGVVQGAAGSVAAGLVESGAAILLPHHHDSHHRPLHALAGWTRQVREAVKRAGVTSLVALAQRLQESDTLRRSCRAKVDKAGRVFHVLNNTDEVDEGGLSLVRSGERYRVETEGRAPPVLLATPSSEHARTLLLSLSDYLTGELHPEHGCQACVEASDTEFLGEEEEETQEGKKEEEIIMVGVFIERPQPFLSVTLSSVFNSQLPPQSTHYYIYNQVQEYEAQVAQLASDLREAGVRHVTLGDLVPDDPTMTQRKNDLLEACRTVQGCSWVLHWSATAFLNPGIAPRLIRLATHLHPSLYHHHHHHHRRPVLAPALRVQQGDEASFWRGINNKNTSMPEPSWDHTSVISGNSSMRNHWRASCLRELYIIPRDVIIELTTPYTHPLYSNATLAFCAALRDAGVPMVVTTAVQNLGVLVNTTGYNLGAPDVTTYLKNADFWRVSYLTPQWRDIAAGNLSAVLRPCHEVYQFPAFNDQFCTDLLRLAYARNKWSPALKQDPRKRAPGRESVPTVDQWASDLGLGEMMDALYEDVLKKQLMISFPHSNPDVVVASQIARFRPGEMPGLPSHHDASSVTFHVHLSPSDLYQGGELEFPRQRCRVKAGAGDVVVFPGRLTHPKALRDVTEGELHKLIIHLDMYHIKLRHF